The following are encoded in a window of Brockia lithotrophica genomic DNA:
- a CDS encoding RtcB family protein, translated as MASRQAIRERIFVFGRHDEETLRQIEDVARHAVRAALMADGHVGYVMPIGGVAAFEHAVSVAGVGFDIACGNAAILTDLYLDDLKDHLEEIADEIQATISFGLGRTNRAPDAPVDHPLFESEAWDAIPAPRSEREELREKARMQLGTVGGGNHYVDVFADEEDRIWVGVHFGSRGLGYTIARGFLALAAGKKWGDSVPEHLALLDLGSELGQRYWALMTLAGEYAYVGREWVARKVVSILGGQELDLVHNHHNFAWREVHDGRELIVVRKGATPAWPGQRSFVGGSMGDLSVILRGTESENPEVVELQRSALYSTVHGAGRIMSRTEAKGKIRKGKVVQPGRVRREEMLEALKSRGVILRGGDVDEAPQVYRPLEEVLAAQGPTIEILHRLRPLVVVMAGPEDFDPYKD; from the coding sequence GTGGCTTCCCGTCAAGCGATCCGCGAACGGATTTTCGTTTTCGGACGCCACGACGAGGAAACGCTCAGGCAAATCGAGGACGTCGCCCGTCACGCCGTCCGTGCGGCGCTCATGGCGGACGGCCACGTGGGCTACGTGATGCCCATAGGCGGCGTTGCCGCCTTTGAACATGCCGTAAGCGTGGCGGGCGTGGGCTTCGACATCGCCTGCGGCAACGCGGCGATCCTCACGGACCTTTATCTGGACGACCTGAAGGACCACCTCGAAGAAATCGCCGACGAAATTCAGGCGACGATCTCCTTTGGCCTTGGGCGGACGAACCGGGCACCGGACGCTCCCGTGGATCACCCCCTGTTCGAGTCCGAGGCGTGGGACGCCATTCCCGCGCCGCGTTCGGAGCGGGAGGAGCTTCGCGAAAAGGCGCGCATGCAGCTCGGAACGGTAGGCGGCGGAAACCACTACGTCGACGTCTTTGCCGACGAAGAGGACCGCATTTGGGTCGGCGTGCACTTCGGATCGAGGGGGCTCGGGTACACGATCGCCCGGGGTTTCCTCGCCCTCGCTGCCGGGAAGAAGTGGGGCGATTCCGTACCCGAGCACCTCGCCCTCCTCGACTTGGGGAGCGAGCTCGGGCAGAGGTACTGGGCGCTCATGACGCTGGCGGGCGAGTACGCCTACGTTGGGCGCGAGTGGGTGGCGCGCAAAGTCGTTAGCATCTTGGGTGGCCAAGAGCTCGACCTTGTCCACAACCACCACAACTTCGCCTGGCGGGAAGTCCACGACGGCCGCGAACTCATCGTGGTGCGCAAAGGTGCGACTCCGGCGTGGCCGGGACAGAGGAGCTTCGTGGGCGGAAGCATGGGGGACCTCTCAGTAATCCTTCGCGGCACTGAATCGGAAAATCCAGAAGTTGTAGAGCTTCAGCGTTCTGCTCTCTACTCCACAGTGCACGGTGCTGGCCGGATTATGAGCCGCACAGAAGCTAAGGGCAAAATCCGTAAGGGTAAAGTAGTTCAGCCCGGGCGTGTGCGACGGGAGGAAATGCTCGAAGCTCTCAAGAGCCGCGGTGTAATCCTCCGCGGCGGTGACGTGGACGAGGCACCGCAGGTGTATCGCCCACTCGAAGAAGTTCTCGCCGCCCAAGGCCCCACGATCGAGATCCTCCACCGTCTGCGGCCGCTCGTGGTCGTGATGGCCGGCCCCGAAGACTTTGATCCGTACAAGGACTGA
- the metX gene encoding homoserine O-acetyltransferase MetX, which produces MGESIRRVEGRVRLGPLTLESGEVLPEVELAYEDVGPAEAPVVLVCHALTGSHRTVGTSAAPGWWHPLVGVGKAVDPRRLRVITFNVLGGQDGSTGPRSIDPRNGRPYRARFPFVTIRDMVRAQRLGLIELGVNHVVAVIGGSMGGMQVLEWGLMYPDFMDLLVPLAVTPATSAFAIAFNAVGRLAITSDPAWREGEYPEDDPPAVGLSLARMIGVLTYRTPEQFARRFGRSLKHGWGHDHREVAFQVESYLLYQGEKLVERFDANSYLYLLKAVDSHDIGRGRGGWREAARGYRARIVAVGFRGDLLYPPEEIRSFVEHLRALGKDAIYAEVASEYGHDAFLVEGEQVGEILRRHAPELFPDPAPASADPEGAALLAASRSASEKTVPSPISG; this is translated from the coding sequence ATGGGCGAAAGCATTCGCCGCGTCGAGGGCCGCGTACGCCTCGGACCGCTTACTTTGGAGTCGGGGGAGGTCCTCCCCGAAGTGGAGCTCGCGTACGAAGACGTCGGCCCTGCGGAGGCCCCCGTCGTCCTCGTCTGCCACGCCCTTACGGGGAGCCACCGCACGGTGGGGACTTCCGCGGCCCCGGGGTGGTGGCATCCGCTCGTCGGGGTGGGGAAGGCCGTCGACCCCCGCCGTCTTCGCGTGATCACGTTCAACGTGCTCGGGGGGCAGGACGGCTCTACCGGCCCGCGGAGCATTGACCCTCGCAATGGAAGGCCGTACCGAGCTCGGTTTCCTTTCGTCACGATTCGCGACATGGTGCGGGCGCAGCGTCTGGGTCTCATCGAGCTCGGCGTAAACCACGTCGTTGCGGTCATCGGCGGGTCGATGGGGGGGATGCAGGTACTCGAGTGGGGGCTCATGTACCCGGATTTCATGGACCTCCTCGTCCCCTTGGCCGTCACGCCTGCAACATCTGCCTTTGCCATCGCCTTTAACGCCGTAGGGCGTCTGGCAATCACCTCCGATCCCGCCTGGCGCGAGGGGGAGTACCCGGAAGACGACCCGCCAGCGGTCGGACTCTCCCTCGCGCGCATGATCGGGGTTCTCACCTACCGCACCCCCGAACAGTTCGCGCGCCGCTTTGGCCGTTCCCTCAAGCACGGATGGGGCCACGACCACCGGGAGGTGGCCTTCCAGGTGGAGAGCTATCTCCTCTACCAAGGGGAGAAGCTCGTCGAGCGCTTTGACGCGAACAGCTACCTCTACCTCCTCAAGGCGGTGGATTCCCACGACATCGGCCGCGGGCGAGGAGGGTGGCGGGAGGCCGCCCGCGGGTACCGCGCCCGCATCGTCGCCGTAGGCTTCCGCGGAGACCTCCTCTACCCGCCCGAAGAGATTCGAAGCTTCGTCGAACACCTGCGTGCCCTCGGAAAGGACGCGATCTACGCGGAGGTCGCATCCGAATACGGCCACGACGCCTTTCTCGTCGAAGGAGAGCAGGTGGGCGAAATCCTCCGTCGCCACGCCCCCGAGCTCTTTCCCGATCCCGCGCCCGCCTCGGCGGATCCCGAAGGGGCCGCGCTTCTGGCCGCATCTCGGAGCGCCTCCGAGAAAACCGTGCCGTCGCCCATCTCCGGCTGA
- a CDS encoding O-acetylhomoserine aminocarboxypropyltransferase/cysteine synthase family protein: MHPEGVPPSEPPRRYGFATLAIHGGTEPDPATGARAIPVYLSSSFVFRSPEHSARLFSLEEEGFIYSRISNPTVRAIERRLALLEGGVDAVLTASGQSALALALLTLARAGDEIVASPFLYGGTYSLLANLLPRYGIQTRFTKSLDPEEFAAQITPRTKAVLLESVGNPSLLLPDLREIAAVAHAQGVPVVVDNTFPTPYLYRPLEFGADVVVHSATKWLSGNGTILAGAVVDGGRFSWPEERFPEFHTPDASYHGLVFARAFGAAAFSARLRAVALRDFGPSISPVNAFLLGLGMETLPLRMERHVANARAVAAFLREHPDVAWVNFPEFPEHPSHAIQQRDFPRGATSVVTFGLRGGKRHAEEFLRHVRLHSHLANVGDAKSLLIHPASTTHGQLSEEELRSAGVLPEMIRLSVGLEDVDDILWDLAQALQKARGA; encoded by the coding sequence ATGCATCCCGAAGGCGTTCCCCCTTCCGAGCCCCCGCGCCGCTACGGATTTGCCACGCTTGCAATTCACGGAGGCACGGAACCGGACCCCGCAACTGGAGCACGGGCAATCCCCGTATACCTCTCGAGTTCCTTCGTCTTTCGGAGCCCGGAACACTCCGCCCGCCTCTTTTCCCTGGAGGAAGAAGGGTTCATCTACTCGCGCATTTCCAATCCCACGGTGCGCGCCATCGAACGCCGTCTCGCCCTCCTCGAGGGCGGCGTAGACGCGGTGCTCACCGCCAGCGGGCAGTCCGCGCTCGCCCTCGCCCTTCTCACCCTTGCCCGGGCGGGGGACGAGATCGTAGCCTCGCCGTTTTTGTACGGAGGGACCTACAGCCTCCTAGCCAACCTCCTTCCGCGCTACGGGATTCAGACGCGCTTTACGAAAAGCCTCGACCCCGAGGAGTTCGCTGCGCAGATCACCCCTCGGACAAAAGCGGTCCTTTTGGAGTCGGTGGGGAATCCGTCGCTCCTTCTTCCGGACCTTCGGGAAATTGCCGCCGTCGCCCACGCCCAAGGCGTACCCGTCGTCGTGGACAACACCTTTCCCACACCTTACCTCTACCGTCCCCTGGAGTTCGGCGCCGACGTCGTCGTCCATTCGGCGACGAAGTGGCTGTCGGGCAACGGGACGATCCTCGCCGGTGCGGTGGTGGACGGCGGGCGCTTTTCCTGGCCGGAGGAGCGGTTCCCCGAATTCCACACCCCCGACGCTTCTTACCACGGGCTCGTCTTTGCCCGGGCCTTTGGCGCCGCCGCCTTTTCCGCCCGACTGCGGGCGGTCGCGCTGCGCGACTTCGGACCGTCGATAAGCCCCGTAAACGCCTTTCTCCTCGGATTGGGGATGGAAACGCTCCCCCTCCGTATGGAACGCCACGTGGCCAACGCCCGTGCCGTGGCCGCCTTTTTGCGCGAACACCCCGACGTGGCCTGGGTGAACTTTCCGGAGTTTCCCGAACACCCGTCACACGCGATCCAGCAGCGCGACTTTCCCCGCGGTGCGACGTCCGTGGTCACCTTCGGGCTACGGGGAGGGAAGCGGCACGCCGAGGAGTTCCTCCGCCACGTCCGGTTGCACTCGCACCTCGCCAACGTGGGAGACGCCAAGAGCCTTCTCATCCATCCGGCGTCCACGACCCACGGCCAGCTTTCCGAAGAGGAGTTGCGCTCCGCCGGGGTGCTTCCGGAAATGATTCGCCTTTCTGTAGGTCTCGAAGACGTGGACGACATCCTCTGGGACCTCGCCCAAGCCCTTCAGAAGGCGCGTGGGGCGTAG
- the ilvE gene encoding branched-chain-amino-acid transaminase: MAWVFVDGDFVSKEEAKLSVYDHGLLYGDGVFEGIRAYEGKVFRLREHMERLYASAHAILLEVPYSLEDFEEIVLETLRRNELATGYIRIVVTRGRGDLGLDPRSCPRASVVVIAEPLALFPKELYEKGIRLFTVAVRRPRQDILPPQVKSLNYLNNVYAKVQARRAGYDEALLLNTEGYVTEGSGENIFVVKDGALLTPPPWVGILKGITRAAVLELAKERGIPAREEVLTLTDVYTADEVFLTGTAAEIVPVVEVDGRTIGAGKPGPITGELLEAFRALTRTEGVPIAPSGRRV, from the coding sequence ATGGCCTGGGTCTTCGTCGATGGGGATTTCGTGTCGAAAGAAGAGGCCAAACTTTCCGTCTACGACCACGGGCTTTTGTACGGGGACGGCGTGTTCGAGGGCATTCGCGCCTACGAAGGGAAGGTCTTTCGCCTGCGCGAACACATGGAGCGCCTGTACGCGTCCGCCCACGCAATCCTCCTCGAAGTGCCCTACTCGCTCGAGGACTTCGAAGAGATCGTCCTCGAGACGCTCCGGCGCAACGAACTCGCGACCGGGTACATCCGCATCGTCGTCACGCGCGGTCGGGGAGATCTCGGCCTCGATCCGCGGTCTTGCCCGCGTGCGAGCGTCGTCGTGATCGCGGAGCCCCTCGCCCTTTTCCCCAAGGAACTTTACGAAAAGGGGATCCGCCTCTTTACGGTCGCCGTTCGCCGCCCGCGTCAGGACATCCTTCCCCCGCAGGTGAAGTCTCTGAACTACCTGAACAACGTGTACGCCAAGGTGCAGGCGCGCCGCGCCGGCTACGACGAGGCGCTCCTCCTCAACACCGAAGGGTACGTCACGGAAGGGTCGGGCGAAAACATCTTCGTGGTGAAGGACGGCGCCCTCCTCACGCCGCCCCCGTGGGTGGGGATTTTGAAGGGGATAACGCGGGCCGCAGTGCTCGAACTCGCCAAGGAGCGGGGGATTCCGGCGCGGGAGGAGGTCCTTACGCTTACGGACGTCTACACCGCGGACGAAGTGTTCCTCACGGGGACGGCGGCGGAAATCGTCCCTGTCGTCGAGGTAGACGGTCGGACGATCGGCGCGGGGAAGCCGGGGCCGATCACGGGCGAACTCCTCGAGGCCTTCCGCGCGCTCACGCGCACAGAAGGGGTGCCCATCGCACCTTCCGGCCGTCGGGTGTGA
- the ilvD gene encoding dihydroxy-acid dehydratase, translating to MHGADGASERETAAQGSGTEVAERPRLRSETIKFGVERAPHRSLLYATGKVTPKDLDKPFIGVANSFVEIVPGHVHLKEYAEIVKEEIVRAGGIPFEFNTIGVDDGIAMGHIGMRYSLPSRELIADAVETVVTAHWFDGVFFIPNCDKITPGMIMAAVRLDIPSVFVTGGPMEAGVHPCTGEKLSLVDVFEGVGRYQTGEIDDRELQILEENACPTYGSCSGMFTANSMNTLLEVMGLAPFGNGTIVATSPRRRKLIREAVEHLMRMIREGLTPRKIVTEETIDDVFALDMAMGGSTNTVLHTLAIAHEAGIRYDLDRINRIADRTPYLAKLAPASRYTMDDLDRAGGVRAIVRELIRIGAIRGERPTIAGRTLKELVADAEIRDPEVIRPAERAYSPRGGLAVLFGNLAPDGGVIKVGAVDPSVRRFRGRAIVYNSEEEAIRGISSGEVQPGHVVVIRYEGPRGGPGMPEMLTPTSLIVGRGLGTQVALITDGRFSGATRGIAVGHISPEAAAGGPIAYVEDGDVIEIDLDARRISWEISPEEFEARKARVRPLPPKINRGYLARYSRLVTSANTGAVLRETW from the coding sequence TTGCACGGCGCCGACGGAGCATCGGAACGAGAAACCGCAGCGCAGGGATCGGGAACGGAGGTCGCGGAGCGGCCGCGCCTTCGGAGTGAGACGATCAAGTTCGGCGTGGAACGGGCGCCGCATCGGAGCCTCCTCTACGCCACGGGGAAGGTAACGCCTAAGGATCTCGACAAGCCGTTCATCGGCGTGGCGAACTCCTTCGTGGAGATCGTGCCCGGACACGTCCACCTCAAAGAGTACGCGGAAATCGTGAAGGAGGAGATCGTCCGGGCGGGAGGCATTCCCTTTGAGTTCAACACGATCGGCGTCGACGACGGAATCGCCATGGGGCACATCGGGATGCGCTATTCGCTCCCGAGCCGGGAACTCATCGCCGATGCGGTGGAGACGGTGGTCACCGCCCATTGGTTCGACGGGGTGTTCTTCATCCCGAACTGCGACAAGATCACGCCGGGAATGATCATGGCCGCCGTCCGCCTCGACATCCCTTCCGTGTTCGTCACGGGCGGTCCCATGGAGGCGGGGGTTCACCCGTGTACGGGGGAAAAACTCTCCCTCGTCGACGTCTTCGAAGGGGTAGGGCGCTACCAGACGGGGGAAATCGACGACCGCGAACTTCAGATCCTCGAAGAAAACGCCTGTCCGACGTACGGATCGTGCTCGGGGATGTTTACGGCGAACTCGATGAACACGCTCCTCGAGGTCATGGGGCTCGCCCCCTTCGGCAACGGGACGATCGTCGCCACGTCCCCCCGCCGCCGCAAGCTCATCCGCGAGGCGGTGGAGCACCTCATGCGCATGATCCGCGAGGGCCTCACGCCGCGTAAGATCGTCACGGAAGAGACGATCGACGACGTCTTCGCCCTGGACATGGCCATGGGGGGATCGACAAACACCGTTCTCCACACGCTCGCCATCGCCCACGAGGCGGGGATCCGTTACGACCTCGACCGGATCAACCGCATCGCCGACCGGACGCCGTACCTCGCGAAGCTCGCCCCCGCTTCCCGCTACACGATGGACGATTTGGACCGCGCCGGCGGGGTGCGGGCGATCGTGCGCGAGCTCATCCGCATCGGGGCAATCCGCGGAGAACGGCCGACGATCGCCGGCCGTACGCTCAAGGAGCTCGTGGCCGACGCGGAAATCCGCGACCCCGAGGTGATCCGTCCGGCGGAGCGGGCGTACAGCCCGCGCGGTGGCCTGGCGGTGCTCTTCGGCAACCTCGCGCCGGACGGCGGCGTGATCAAGGTGGGAGCCGTGGATCCGTCCGTGCGCCGCTTCCGCGGGCGGGCGATTGTCTACAACTCGGAGGAGGAAGCCATCCGCGGGATCTCCTCCGGAGAGGTGCAGCCCGGCCACGTGGTCGTCATCCGCTACGAGGGACCGCGGGGCGGTCCGGGAATGCCGGAGATGCTCACGCCTACGTCGCTCATCGTCGGTCGGGGACTGGGCACGCAGGTGGCGCTCATCACGGACGGGCGGTTTTCTGGCGCCACGCGGGGGATCGCCGTCGGGCACATCTCGCCGGAGGCAGCGGCGGGCGGACCCATCGCCTACGTCGAGGACGGGGACGTGATCGAGATCGACCTCGACGCCCGCAGGATTTCCTGGGAAATTTCGCCAGAAGAATTTGAAGCGCGCAAGGCGCGCGTGCGTCCGCTGCCGCCCAAGATCAACCGCGGGTACCTCGCGCGCTACTCCCGACTCGTGACCTCGGCCAACACAGGGGCCGTCCTTCGGGAGACGTGGTGA
- the ilvB gene encoding biosynthetic-type acetolactate synthase large subunit — protein sequence MSFEGPEGARAEALSPDAAAPVGTEAPEGGSSGREGEPQPEPPPVYRGADLLVEVLKEEGAEMLFGIPGGATINFYDALYNSGIPYVLARHEQGAIHAADGYARISGKVPVVTGTSGPGSTNLMTGIANAWFDSVPMVIIAGQVSTSVMGTDAFQESPIFSMTMGITKHNYQLMRGEDMPRVVKESFYLARTGRKGPVLIELPKDMTSNEIPYRKPVEMQLRAYNPKPKIDRALVEKVKRDLARAKRPVIVAGAGIVHAGASELLRAFVEKARVPVVHTLLGLGTLPSDHPLSLGMGGMHGTVWANMALHECDFLLNIGSRFDDRLTGALEHFAPRARIAHVDIDEAELGKVIAEDYPIHGDAREALEILLDGAVDPSPSEEWLAYLESLRREYPLWYRTDRPYLQPQRVVQIASELASDDVIVVTDVGQHQMWVAQFFRFRRPGRFVTSGGLGAMGFGLPAAIGAQIADRDALVLAFVGDGGFQMTVQELILLREYDLPVKVLLFNNNSLGMVRQWQELFYEERYSATLFNIQPDFMRLADAYGVVGRRVKTEEEARAVLEEAFRTRAPYLIEFVIDPMANVLPMVPPGNGVHEMEGVKPQ from the coding sequence ATGTCTTTTGAAGGACCGGAAGGCGCACGCGCCGAGGCGCTTTCTCCCGATGCGGCTGCGCCGGTCGGGACGGAAGCGCCCGAAGGAGGAAGTTCCGGACGGGAGGGCGAACCTCAGCCTGAGCCGCCTCCCGTCTACCGCGGAGCCGACCTCCTCGTCGAAGTGCTCAAGGAAGAGGGCGCGGAGATGCTCTTCGGGATTCCCGGCGGGGCTACGATCAACTTCTACGACGCCCTGTACAACTCCGGGATCCCCTACGTGCTGGCCCGCCACGAACAGGGGGCCATCCACGCCGCCGACGGCTACGCCCGGATCAGCGGCAAGGTCCCTGTGGTTACGGGAACGAGCGGCCCTGGCTCGACCAACCTCATGACGGGAATCGCCAACGCCTGGTTCGATTCGGTCCCCATGGTGATCATCGCCGGTCAGGTGTCCACGAGCGTCATGGGAACGGACGCCTTTCAGGAATCTCCCATCTTCAGCATGACCATGGGGATCACAAAGCACAACTACCAACTCATGCGCGGAGAAGATATGCCGCGCGTGGTCAAGGAGTCGTTTTACCTCGCGCGCACGGGCCGTAAAGGTCCCGTCCTCATCGAACTTCCCAAGGACATGACGTCGAACGAGATTCCTTACCGGAAACCCGTAGAGATGCAACTTCGCGCCTACAACCCCAAGCCCAAGATCGACCGGGCGCTCGTGGAAAAGGTGAAGCGCGACCTCGCCCGGGCCAAACGTCCGGTGATCGTCGCGGGCGCGGGGATCGTCCACGCCGGCGCTTCGGAACTTTTGCGCGCCTTCGTGGAAAAGGCCCGGGTTCCCGTCGTGCACACGCTCCTCGGGCTTGGGACGCTTCCTTCCGACCATCCTCTCTCCCTCGGGATGGGCGGGATGCACGGAACCGTGTGGGCGAACATGGCCCTCCACGAGTGCGACTTCCTTCTGAATATCGGGTCGCGCTTCGACGACCGCCTTACGGGGGCACTTGAGCACTTCGCGCCGCGGGCGCGGATCGCCCACGTGGACATCGACGAGGCGGAGCTCGGCAAGGTCATCGCCGAGGACTACCCGATCCACGGAGATGCCCGAGAGGCCCTGGAGATCCTCCTGGACGGGGCCGTAGATCCGAGCCCTTCGGAAGAATGGCTCGCCTACCTCGAGTCGCTTCGGCGGGAGTACCCGCTTTGGTACCGGACGGATCGGCCTTACCTCCAGCCGCAGCGCGTCGTGCAAATCGCTTCCGAGCTCGCCTCGGACGACGTGATCGTCGTGACGGACGTCGGGCAGCACCAGATGTGGGTGGCCCAGTTCTTCCGCTTCCGCCGTCCCGGGCGTTTCGTCACCTCCGGCGGATTGGGGGCCATGGGGTTCGGCCTTCCCGCGGCGATCGGCGCCCAGATCGCCGACCGCGACGCCCTCGTCCTCGCCTTCGTAGGGGACGGCGGCTTCCAGATGACCGTACAGGAACTCATCCTCCTCCGCGAATACGACCTCCCGGTCAAGGTCCTCCTCTTCAACAACAATTCCCTCGGCATGGTGCGTCAGTGGCAGGAACTCTTTTACGAAGAGCGCTACTCGGCGACGCTCTTCAACATCCAACCCGACTTCATGCGCCTGGCGGATGCCTACGGGGTCGTCGGTCGGCGGGTAAAGACCGAAGAGGAGGCCCGCGCGGTGCTCGAAGAGGCCTTCCGCACGCGTGCGCCGTACCTCATCGAGTTCGTGATCGATCCCATGGCCAACGTCCTCCCCATGGTCCCCCCGGGCAACGGCGTTCACGAGATGGAAGGGGTGAAGCCGCAATGA
- the ilvN gene encoding acetolactate synthase small subunit: MKQLLALKVNDHPGVLHRITGLFLRRGFNIATITVGACEEPGVSRMTILLEVADERVKDQVRKQLAKQVDVLEVEDLTERDAVTRELCLVRVEAPLKMRSDLQSLIQPFRAQLIDVGFETVVVEVTGSPAKIDALLDLLRPFGVLEIVRTGLAALPRERQTGNGRAALKEGRGVEV, encoded by the coding sequence ATGAAACAGCTCCTCGCCCTCAAGGTGAACGACCACCCCGGTGTCCTCCACCGAATCACGGGGCTCTTCCTCCGTCGGGGGTTCAACATTGCGACGATCACCGTGGGCGCCTGCGAGGAACCCGGGGTGTCGCGGATGACGATCCTCCTCGAGGTTGCCGACGAGCGGGTCAAGGATCAGGTGCGCAAGCAGCTCGCCAAGCAGGTGGACGTCCTCGAGGTCGAAGATCTCACGGAGCGCGACGCGGTGACGCGCGAGCTCTGCCTCGTCCGCGTGGAGGCACCGCTCAAGATGCGGAGCGACCTCCAGAGCCTCATCCAACCGTTCCGCGCCCAGCTCATCGACGTGGGGTTTGAAACGGTCGTCGTCGAGGTGACGGGGAGCCCGGCGAAGATCGACGCCCTCCTCGACCTCCTCCGTCCTTTTGGGGTTTTGGAAATCGTCCGGACGGGTCTCGCCGCGCTCCCGCGCGAGCGCCAGACGGGAAACGGCCGTGCGGCACTTAAGGAAGGCCGAGGCGTGGAGGTGTAG
- the ilvC gene encoding ketol-acid reductoisomerase, which yields MAQMYFDEDLSLEPLVGRTVAILGYGSQGHAHAQNLRDSGLDVLVGLRPGNSWDRAVEDGFDVRPVADVVREADLVMFLLPDEVQPKVYEQEVRPNLRAGQVLAFAHGFNIHFGQIRPPSDVDVILVAPKGPGHLVRRVYTEGGGVPALVAVHQDASGRAMDTALAYAKALGAGRAAVLTTTFREETETDLFGEQAVLCGGVSHLIQAGFETLVEAGYQPEVAYFEVLHELKLIVDLIYEKGLSGMRESISDTAEFGDYVSGPKVIGEASRKAMREILADIQSGRFAREWILENALGRPMFSAMRARERTHPVEVVGEALREKMPFIRRR from the coding sequence ATGGCCCAGATGTACTTCGACGAAGACCTCTCCCTCGAGCCGCTCGTAGGTCGCACGGTGGCAATCCTCGGCTACGGTTCCCAGGGCCACGCCCACGCCCAAAATCTCCGCGACTCGGGGCTCGACGTGCTCGTCGGCCTGAGGCCCGGGAATTCTTGGGATCGGGCGGTAGAGGACGGCTTCGACGTTCGTCCCGTAGCCGACGTCGTGCGCGAGGCGGACCTCGTCATGTTCCTCCTTCCTGACGAGGTACAGCCCAAGGTGTACGAACAGGAAGTCCGACCCAACCTCCGGGCGGGGCAGGTCCTCGCCTTCGCCCACGGGTTCAACATCCACTTCGGGCAAATTCGTCCGCCCTCGGACGTCGACGTGATCCTCGTCGCGCCCAAGGGCCCGGGACACCTCGTGCGCCGCGTGTACACGGAGGGCGGCGGAGTTCCCGCCCTCGTCGCCGTCCACCAGGACGCGAGCGGTCGCGCCATGGACACGGCCCTTGCGTACGCCAAGGCCCTCGGGGCGGGGCGCGCCGCCGTACTTACGACGACGTTCCGCGAGGAGACGGAAACGGACCTCTTCGGCGAGCAGGCGGTCCTCTGCGGCGGCGTGAGCCACCTCATCCAAGCGGGGTTTGAGACGCTCGTCGAGGCTGGCTACCAGCCGGAAGTCGCCTACTTCGAGGTGCTTCACGAGCTCAAGCTCATCGTCGACCTCATCTACGAAAAGGGACTGTCGGGCATGCGCGAGTCCATCTCCGACACGGCGGAATTCGGAGACTACGTGAGCGGCCCCAAGGTCATCGGAGAGGCCTCGCGCAAGGCGATGCGGGAAATCCTCGCGGATATCCAAAGCGGACGCTTCGCCCGGGAGTGGATCTTAGAAAACGCCTTGGGTCGTCCCATGTTTTCTGCGATGCGCGCCCGCGAGCGTACCCATCCCGTAGAGGTCGTCGGGGAGGCGCTGCGGGAAAAAATGCCCTTTATTCGGAGGAGGTAA